From the Cucurbita pepo subsp. pepo cultivar mu-cu-16 chromosome LG05, ASM280686v2, whole genome shotgun sequence genome, one window contains:
- the LOC111795044 gene encoding transmembrane E3 ubiquitin-protein ligase 1-like isoform X1: MMSRDGFGCSEYQRSGFGCFSRTILALWAVHILVFQPVDGLRPLRERARSWGDEWLFVRKDKSDLGPFSEWNITGTYRGSWSFLDSKNNSSRFPDFRNSNGNSIIELLSTPTKISGVHYVQGVVIFHDVIDNEHDVSGVQIKVEGVYIWPFRQLRMVANSGKGGEYEQEVDSILSNPYHLLGVFSSQVLQESPQDKMWKRSHSPIYEMEKHCNIEIAAQISHLSSAQNGNGERDHYHIEGLMESPAVDDDGDCFSPLALNATSVNIEIYYNKAVNYTLMVTFVSFLQVLLLIRQMEHSNTQSGAAKVSILMIGQQAIMDAYLCLLHLTAGILVESLFNAFATAAFFKFVVFSIFEMRYLLAIWKASRPMNNGEGWETMRRELSVLYSRFYGILLGGMFLMYELHRFMRPIIFLMYSFWIPQIVTNVIRDSRKPLHIYYILGITITRLAIPLYVFGCPHNFMRIQPDKTWCICLGIFTFLQVAILLLQHYFGSRWFIPRQILPEKYSYYRRVDQNGNHTTDCVICMTTIDVSRPNDCMITPCDHFFHSGCLQRWMDIKMECPTCRRLLPPV, from the exons ATGATGAGCAGAGATGGTTTTGGTTGTTCGGAGTACCAGAGAAGTGGGTTTGGATGTTTTTCCAGaactattttagctttgtggGCTGTTCATATTTTGGTTTTTCAGCCTGTGGATGGTCTGAGACCATTGCGGGAGAGGGCTCGATCATGGGGCGATGAG TGGTTGTTTGTAAGAAAAGATAAGAGTGATTTGGGTCCATTTTCTGAATGGAATATTACAGGAACATATAGAG GCAGTTGGAGTTTTCTAGACTCCAAGAATAACTCTTCCAGGTTTCCAGATTTCAGAAACTCCAATGGCAATTCAATCATTGAATTACTTAGTACACCAACCAAAATATCTGGTGTTCATTATGTTCAG GGGGTTGTTATTTTTCATGATGTTATTGATAATGAACATGATGTTAGTGGAGTTCAAATTAAGGTCGAGGGTGTATATATTTGGCCTTTTAGACAGCTTCGGATGGTAGCTAACAG TGGAAAGGGAGGAGAATATGAGCAAGAAGTTGACAGTATCTTATCCAATCCTTATCATTTA CTTGGAGTTTTCTCCTCCCAGGTGCTCCAAGAATCACCACAGGATAAGATGTGGAAAAGAAGCCACT CACCAATTTATGAAATGGAGAAGCATTGCAATATCGAAATAGCAGCTCAAATTTCACATTTATCTTCTGCACAAAATG GAAACGGAGAACGTGACCATTACCATATCGAAGGATTAATGGAGAGTCCTGCGGTAGACGATGATGGAGATTGCTTTTCTCCCTTGGCGTTAAATGCCACTTCTGTCAACATTGAAATCTACTACAACAAAGCAGTGAATTACACCTTAATGGTCACTTTT GTCTCTTTCCTTCAAGTACTTCTCTTAATCCGGCAAATGGAACATAGCAACACTCAATCT GGTGCTGCCAAAGTTTCGATACTAATGATCGGGCAACAAGCTATTATGGATGCTTATCTATGTCTGCTGCATCTGACAGCAGGAATATTAGTCG AATCGTTATTTAATGCTTTTGCAACTGCTGCGTTTTTCAAGTTCGTCGTGTTCTCGATTTTTGAGATGAGATACCTTCTTGCAATATGGAAAGCCAGCAGGCCTATGAACAATGGCGAAGGTTGGGAAACGATGAGACGTGAACTTTCGGTTCTATATAGCCGTTTCT ATGGAATCCTTTTGGGAGGCATGTTTCTTATGTACGAGTTGCATCGTTTTATGAGACCGATTATTTTCCTCATGTACTCGTTTTGGATACCTCAAATAGTCACCAACGTTATTCGTGACTCGAGAAAACCTTTGCATATATACTACATCTTAGGAATAACTATAACTCGGCTCGCCATTCCGTTATATGTCTTCGGCTGCCCCCACAATTTCATGCGTATTCAGCCTGATAAAACTTGGTGCATCTGTTTGGGCATCTTTACTTTTCTCCAAGTcgccattcttcttcttcagcacTATTTCGGATCCCGGTGGTTCATCCCTCGTCAG ATTCTACCCGAGAAATACAGCTACTACCGGAGGGTAGATCAAAATGGGAATCATACCACAGATTGTGTCATTTGCATGACCACCATAGATGTTTCACGTCCTAACGACTGCATG ATTACTCCATGTGATCATTTCTTCCATTCTGGTTGCTTACAAAGATGGATGGATATAAAGATGGAATGCCCGACATGTCGCCGTTTGCTGCCGCCTGTCTGA
- the LOC111795044 gene encoding transmembrane E3 ubiquitin-protein ligase 1-like isoform X2, with translation MMSRDGFGCSEYQRSGFGCFSRTILALWAVHILVFQPVDGLRPLRERARSWGDEWLFVRKDKSDLGPFSEWNITGTYRGSWSFLDSKNNSSRFPDFRNSNGNSIIELLSTPTKISGVHYVQGVVIFHDVIDNEHDVSGVQIKVEGVYIWPFRQLRMVANSGKGGEYEQEVDSILSNPYHLVLQESPQDKMWKRSHSPIYEMEKHCNIEIAAQISHLSSAQNGNGERDHYHIEGLMESPAVDDDGDCFSPLALNATSVNIEIYYNKAVNYTLMVTFVSFLQVLLLIRQMEHSNTQSGAAKVSILMIGQQAIMDAYLCLLHLTAGILVESLFNAFATAAFFKFVVFSIFEMRYLLAIWKASRPMNNGEGWETMRRELSVLYSRFYGILLGGMFLMYELHRFMRPIIFLMYSFWIPQIVTNVIRDSRKPLHIYYILGITITRLAIPLYVFGCPHNFMRIQPDKTWCICLGIFTFLQVAILLLQHYFGSRWFIPRQILPEKYSYYRRVDQNGNHTTDCVICMTTIDVSRPNDCMITPCDHFFHSGCLQRWMDIKMECPTCRRLLPPV, from the exons ATGATGAGCAGAGATGGTTTTGGTTGTTCGGAGTACCAGAGAAGTGGGTTTGGATGTTTTTCCAGaactattttagctttgtggGCTGTTCATATTTTGGTTTTTCAGCCTGTGGATGGTCTGAGACCATTGCGGGAGAGGGCTCGATCATGGGGCGATGAG TGGTTGTTTGTAAGAAAAGATAAGAGTGATTTGGGTCCATTTTCTGAATGGAATATTACAGGAACATATAGAG GCAGTTGGAGTTTTCTAGACTCCAAGAATAACTCTTCCAGGTTTCCAGATTTCAGAAACTCCAATGGCAATTCAATCATTGAATTACTTAGTACACCAACCAAAATATCTGGTGTTCATTATGTTCAG GGGGTTGTTATTTTTCATGATGTTATTGATAATGAACATGATGTTAGTGGAGTTCAAATTAAGGTCGAGGGTGTATATATTTGGCCTTTTAGACAGCTTCGGATGGTAGCTAACAG TGGAAAGGGAGGAGAATATGAGCAAGAAGTTGACAGTATCTTATCCAATCCTTATCATTTA GTGCTCCAAGAATCACCACAGGATAAGATGTGGAAAAGAAGCCACT CACCAATTTATGAAATGGAGAAGCATTGCAATATCGAAATAGCAGCTCAAATTTCACATTTATCTTCTGCACAAAATG GAAACGGAGAACGTGACCATTACCATATCGAAGGATTAATGGAGAGTCCTGCGGTAGACGATGATGGAGATTGCTTTTCTCCCTTGGCGTTAAATGCCACTTCTGTCAACATTGAAATCTACTACAACAAAGCAGTGAATTACACCTTAATGGTCACTTTT GTCTCTTTCCTTCAAGTACTTCTCTTAATCCGGCAAATGGAACATAGCAACACTCAATCT GGTGCTGCCAAAGTTTCGATACTAATGATCGGGCAACAAGCTATTATGGATGCTTATCTATGTCTGCTGCATCTGACAGCAGGAATATTAGTCG AATCGTTATTTAATGCTTTTGCAACTGCTGCGTTTTTCAAGTTCGTCGTGTTCTCGATTTTTGAGATGAGATACCTTCTTGCAATATGGAAAGCCAGCAGGCCTATGAACAATGGCGAAGGTTGGGAAACGATGAGACGTGAACTTTCGGTTCTATATAGCCGTTTCT ATGGAATCCTTTTGGGAGGCATGTTTCTTATGTACGAGTTGCATCGTTTTATGAGACCGATTATTTTCCTCATGTACTCGTTTTGGATACCTCAAATAGTCACCAACGTTATTCGTGACTCGAGAAAACCTTTGCATATATACTACATCTTAGGAATAACTATAACTCGGCTCGCCATTCCGTTATATGTCTTCGGCTGCCCCCACAATTTCATGCGTATTCAGCCTGATAAAACTTGGTGCATCTGTTTGGGCATCTTTACTTTTCTCCAAGTcgccattcttcttcttcagcacTATTTCGGATCCCGGTGGTTCATCCCTCGTCAG ATTCTACCCGAGAAATACAGCTACTACCGGAGGGTAGATCAAAATGGGAATCATACCACAGATTGTGTCATTTGCATGACCACCATAGATGTTTCACGTCCTAACGACTGCATG ATTACTCCATGTGATCATTTCTTCCATTCTGGTTGCTTACAAAGATGGATGGATATAAAGATGGAATGCCCGACATGTCGCCGTTTGCTGCCGCCTGTCTGA